The DNA sequence CGGGCGTCGGCGAAGCGCTGCTCCAGGTCGGCCTGCGCGCGCGCCGCCTCCTGCGGCTTGCCGACCGCGGCCCCGACCATGCGGAGCTGGTCGCGCCAGGTCGTCTTGTAGTTCTCGCCGCCGGCCGGGATCCCGATCACCGGCACGCCCAGCTGGGTCAGCCGGTCGTGGCGCTCCCGGTCGCCGGAGGAGCGGGTGTCGAGGATCAGGTCCGGGTCCAGGGCCGCGACGGCCTCCAGGTCGACCTCGAGGGTGCCGAGGATCTGTGGCGGTGTGGTGTAGCGGGCCTGCACCCACGGCCCGAGGCCGTCACCGCCGACGGCCAGCCAGTCCGCGGCCCCGACCGGCTCGACGCCCAGGGCCAGTGCGGTCTCGGCGTCGCTCCACCCGAGGGCGACGACCCGGCGGGGCTGCTCGGGGACGGTGACGTCGCCGAACGCGGTCGGGACCGTCACCGGGAACGCACCGTCCCCGGACGGGGTGGCCCCCGACGGTGTGGTCCCGGGCTCCGGTGAGCCGCATCCGGCCAGCAGCATCAGCACGATGAGCAGACCGGCGAACAGGGGGAGCGTTCGTCGCACGGAAGGGCCGCCTCTCCATTTTATAGGTGACCCTCACTTCATCATCCCAGTACGGCGGACGGAAGAGCGGACCGCAGCCGTGTGCGCCACAGATGGCGCCGGGCATCCGCAGCGGGCTCCGATGGCCTCGACCGTGACGGCTCGGCTGCGGCGGGCTCAGTTCTGGTCGGGGCGGAGGCCGTCGAACTGCTCGGAGCCGGTCGCGGACGGCTCCTGCGAGTTCCCGGGCTCGGCCCCGGCGGGGACGTCGGCCGCGCCGGTCGCCGCGCAGGACTCCTCGACCGACTGCGGCCGGGCCGCGGCCGGGTCGGGGGTCGGCGACGCGCTCGACGAGGACGACCGGGACGACTCCGGGCTCGTCGACGGCTGCGTCGTCGGGGCGGCGAGTGACGGTGCGGTCCCGGGCGCCGGCTCCGGAGGCGGGTCGGCGATGGCGTTGCGGACGACCTCGCGCATGTAGGGGACGTCCGGGTCGGCGGTGACGAAGTAGCCCGTCGGGGAGTTCGGGTCCGGCAGCGACGGGTCGAACGCGACGCTCTCCAGCCGGAACCCCTCGTCGGCCAGGACGGCCAGCGCGGGCAGCACCTGCTGGGGCATGTCGGTGGCCACGTTGTCCCGGGTCACCGCGGCGATGCTCTGGAACCGGGAGATCAGCTCGGTCGCGGTCGTCTGCGAGATGACGGCCTGGATCAGGCAGCGCTGGCGGCCCATCCGCTGGTAGTCGGTGCCGTCACGGCGGGAGCGGGCGAACCAGAGCGCGTCCTCGCCGCCCAGTGTCTGCACCCCGGGGCTGATGTAGCGGTCCGGGGTGACGTGTCGGCCGAACGCGGTGACGCCACCGACCGGGATCGGCTCGGGC is a window from the Pseudonocardia sp. HH130629-09 genome containing:
- a CDS encoding ABC transporter substrate-binding protein, which gives rise to MRRTLPLFAGLLIVLMLLAGCGSPEPGTTPSGATPSGDGAFPVTVPTAFGDVTVPEQPRRVVALGWSDAETALALGVEPVGAADWLAVGGDGLGPWVQARYTTPPQILGTLEVDLEAVAALDPDLILDTRSSGDRERHDRLTQLGVPVIGIPAGGENYKTTWRDQLRMVGAAVGKPQEAARAQADLEQRFADARAQHPQLQGATVVSGARNTLGEYAAYTGDSGRLAFLKELGMVNAPQIESQRTDGFSVPISRERMNLLDADVTVMQAISEDTSAIANDPLWKAVPSVAAGRGVLLSDRDVSQAFSSASVDGWRYALDRTVGQLADAAAKAR